In [Phormidium] sp. ETS-05, the genomic window AGATGACACCTTGACGCCCAAGCAACTGGAATCAATTCAAATCATCCGCGAATGCGGTTCCCACTTGCTGGATTTAATCAATGACATCTTGGACCTGGCGAAAATCGAAGCGGGGAAAATGGAACTGCACCAACATTCGTTTCATTTGCCCCAATTCCTGAAAAGCATCGCCGAAATGGTGGCTATCCGGGCTCGGGATAAAAGCATCACCTTTACTTACCGGTTCCTCACGCCGATACCTGAAGTGGTCCTGGCGGATGAAAAAAAGCTGCGGCAAATTCTGCTGAACCTGTTGGGCAACGCGGTCAAATTTACCGAATCTGGCGGCGTCACCTTCACTGTCGCCGCCGTGGGTACTGCCATCCGGTTTCAGGTGGCAGATACCGGACCTGGTATCGCCCCAGAATCTCTCACCAAAATCTTTGCCCCGTTCCAGCAGGGGGGTGAGGGGATAGAGGATGTGGAAGGGACCGGTTTAGGACTGGCGATCGCCCGCAACCTCGCCCTATTGATGGGGGCAGAAATCATGGTCAAAAGCCGTCTCGGCGAAGGCAGCATATTTTGGCTCGATATTCAACTGCCAGAAGCCAGTTTGGCTCCAGATGCCCCCCGATCATCGGGGGTTGGGGGATGGGGGAATATTCAAGCAGAACAGTCCCAGCAACATCATCGGCTTTCAACTTCTAGCAAAATCCTCATCACAGACGACAAACCCGAAAATCGAGAATTACTCGTGAAAATGCTCTCCCCTCTTGGGTTTGAAGTCAGAGAAGCATCATCGGGCACCGAATGCCTAGAATTAGTCGCCACCTACCAACCAGACGCCATCTTAATCGACCTAATGATGCCCGGTTTAGACGGTTTCGCCACCATCAGACGCCTCTGGGAGCAAGGGGAATTAAACGGTAAAATTGCGATCGCCGTTTCCGCCAGCGTCTTCGACAACACCAAACAAGCCGCCCTCCAAGCCGGTTTCCAGGATTTTATCCCCAAACCCATACAATACCAAGAACTACTAACCATTCTCCAGCGGCACTTGCGACTAGAATGGATTTACCAAGACGAGGCAGAGGGGACTTTTGGACCAAGTGACGGGGAGACGGGGAGACGGGGAGACTGGGAGACTGGGGAAGAGGCAGTGTGCCAGACGACAAGCTCAGGAGGGGGCAAGGGGGCAAGGGGGAAACTTTCTCCCCTGCTCCCCTGCTCAAGAGCTCCCCTGCTCAAGAGCTCCCCTGCTCCCCCCCTCCCCCCGTCCCCTGATCCCCTAGTCCCCCCACCACCAGCGGACATAGCTACCCTAGTGGACCTAGCAATGATGGGAGACATCAAGGGTATTATGGAACACCTCGATATCCTAGAAAAAGCCGATCCACGGTTTCTCCCCTTTGTCAGCGAGCTGCGTCAACTAGCCAAACGTTTCCAGGAGAAGAAAATCCGCCAATTTCTGCAAAAATATCACCGCAATACCAGCAATGATGAATTGGGAAATCCCTAACAACAGCAAAGTTTTAATCGTCGATGACACTCCCAGTAACTTGGAAGTATTGTTTGATATTTTAAACGAATCTGGCTTCAAAGTCCTGGTGGCTCAAGATGGCGAAAGTGCCCTAGAAAGAGCCCGCTATGGCCAACCAGACCTAATTTTGCTAGACATTCTCATGCCCGGTATCGATGGTTTTGAAACCTGCCGTCGTCTCAAATCCCATGACACCACAAAAGACATCCCGATTATTTTTATGACTGGGCTCTCGGAAACCGTGGATAAAGTCAAAGGATTTCAACTGGGAGCTGTAGATTACGTTACCAAACCCCTCCAGTATGAAGAAATTTTAGCCCGCGTCACCACCCACCTAACCATACGCCACCTCAACCGCCGCCTGCAAGAACAAAACCAGCAATTCCAACAGCAGGCGCAGCGGGAAAAATTACTCGGAGAAATTGCCCAAAGAATCCGCCAATCCCTAGATTTAGAAGAGATTCTCAGCACTACCGCCGCTGAAGTCCGGCAATTTTTACAAGTAGAAAGGGTGATAATTTATAAATTCCATACCGATAACACCGCAACTGTTGGGGGGGGAAAGATAGTAGTAGAATCTGTCAGCGACCCCATTTTATCGATTCTCCAACATAAAATTAACGCCCCTTTATTCTCTCCGGAACAGATTCCCTCATATAAGCAAGGGAAAATTCAAGTTAATGCCGATATTTTTAACGCTGGTTTGCCAGAGGCTTATTTAGATTTGTTAGTCCAGGTAAAAGTTAGGGCTAATTTAGTTGTGCCAATTATTTTAAATCAACAAGAATTAACTTCTACTAGATTAGAAACATTAAATTTACATCCAGACCAAACAGATAGAGAGGGAATATCAGATCCTCAACAACTGTATGGATTATTAATTGCACACCAATGCAGCAAGCATCGCCATTGGCAAGCATCAGAAATTGATTTACTAGAAAAGCTATCAACCCAAATAGGCATTGCCGTGCAGCAAGGACAATTATACCGCCATCTGCAGCGAGCAGAAGAGCGATATCACAGCATTGTCGAAAATGCTATTGAAGGAATTTTTCAGACAACGCCCGAGGGGAAGTTTATCAGCGTCAATCCCGCTTTGGCTAAATTATGTGGTTACGATTATCCCGGAGAACTTATCTCGAATATCCGAAATATTGCCACCGAAATTTATGTAGATCCTAACCGCAGGATGGAATTTATCAAAATTATCGAATCCCGCCATGCGGTATTTAATTTTGAGTCGTTAATTTACCGAAAAAATGGCACGACTATCTGGATTTCTGAAAATGCTCGCGCCGTGAGAGATGCCAGCGGCAAAATTCTGTATTATGAGGGCACGGTATCGGATATCACCATGCGCAAGCTGGTGCAAGAGGCTTTACAATTTCAGCGGGAACAAACCGAAACTCTGCTGCTCAATATTTTACCCCAACCGATTGCCCAGCGGTTGAAACAGGAAGAAAGTACGATTGCCGACCACTTCGAGGCAGTGAGTGTTTTATTTGCGGATTTAGTGGGTTTTACCGAGTTCTCCTCCCGCAAATCTCCCCAGGAGCTGGTGCAGGTTCTCAACCGAATTTTTTCGGGATTTGATGAGTTGGCGGAACGGCACGGTTTGGAGAAGATTAAGACGATTGGGGATGCTTATATGGTGGTGGCGGGGTTGCCGATTCCTCGGAAAGACCACGGGGAAGCGATCGCCCATATGGCCATGGAAATGCTGGCAGAAATGGAGCGGATTAATGCGGAAATCGGGGAATCTCTCACCATCCGTATTGGGATTAACTCTGGACCCGTAGTGGCTGGGGTCATCGGGATTAAAAAATTTATCTATGATTTGTGGGGGGATACGGTGAATATTGCGAGTAGGATGGAATCCACGGGGCTCCCAGGTGCCATTCAAGTCACCGCCGCCACGAAAAAACTTTTAAGCCGGAAAATGCGGTTTGAAAAGCGTGGCGCCATTTTTATTAAAGGTCGGGGTGAAATTAACACCTATCTCCTGTTGGGGAGAAAGTAGGAAGACGGGGGAAAGGGGACCAGGGGACGGGGGGACGGGGAGACGGGGGGGGCAAGGGGGCAAGGGGGCAAGGGAGATAATTGACAATTGACAATTGACAATTGACAATTATCAATTATCAATTGTCAATTATCCCCTGCACCCCTGCACAGAAAGCACCCCTGCCTCTTCCCCGTCCCCCTCTGGGCTTTAGCCCAAAAAAAGAACCCCGTCTCCAGGGATGATAATAAAAATATTGCTAAGAACAAGAAGGAATCTATGCTAACAGTGCATCAACCAGTAGAGCGGGTTTTGGGGGTGCCGGTTCATTTATTGGATGATTATGTGGGGGAGCTGCACGATCGCCTGCGTCGCGGAGTCGGCGCCCACGTGGTGACGTTAAACTCAGAAATGACGATGCAGGCTCTGGAGTCACCCCCGGGGAATGGCTCATTGGCGGAGGCGATCGCCTCAGCGGATCTAGTAATTCCCGATGGCGCCGGAGTCGTGTTTTATTTCTGGCTCCGGGGTAAGCAAGTATTCAGATGTCCGGGAATAGAACTCGCCGAAAGAGTGCTACAGCTAGCAGGGGAAGCAGGACCGAAATGGCCAGTATTTTTCTACGGTGGCGCCCCAGAAGTAGCAGCGGCGGCGAGTGCTATTTGGCAGCAGCGGTGTCCGGGACTGGTATTTGCAGGGACGGAACATGGCTACCTCAGCCCCGAAGAAGAGCCAAAACTGCTGGAAACCTTGAAACAGCTACAACCTAGGATTATCCTAGTGGGTTTGGGAGTGCCCCGTCAAGAGCTGTGGATTTACCGCCATCGCCACCTCTGTCCCCAGGCGATTTGGATTGGCGTGGGAGGCAGTTTCGACATTTGGGCGGGCCGCAAAACCAGAGCCCCCCAATGGCTGCAGCAATTGAATATGGAATGGGCTTATCGCCTCTATCAGGAACCCCATCGGTGGCGACGGATGCTGGCTTTACCCCATTTTGCCTATTTGTCACTTGTTACTTGTCCTTTGGTCCCAAGGCATAAGGATAAATGATCTTTGGTCATTTGTCCCTTGTCCCTTGTCCCTTGTCCCTTGTCACCAAAGGACAAAGGACAAATGACAATTATCAATTATCAATTATCAATTATCAAAGGACAAAGGACAAAGGACTCTTGGACAAATGACCAAACTAAGCTGATATCCTGCGATCGCCTTGGAGTTCTCGGATGCGTTCTACTGTACCAGTGGGGATAGAGGCAATTAACTGGCGGGTGTAGTCTTGTTGGGGTTGGCGATACACCCGCTCCGCTGGGCCGATTTCTTCGATTTTGCCTTTGTTCATCACCATAATCCGATCGCTCATAAACTTCACCACACTTAAATCGTGGGAAATAAAAATATAAGTCAACTGAAACTCATCTTGGAGTTCTTTAAGCAGATTCAAGACTTGAGCCTGCACCGACACATCCAAAGCCGAAACTGACTCATCGCAGACAATCAGCTTAGGATTAAGAGCCAAAGCGCGGGCAATACAAACCCGCTGCCTTTGACCGCCAGAGAACTCGTGAGGATAGCGATTCATCATGTCAGCTTTTAAACCCACTCGCTCCAGCAAATAAGCTGCTCTTTCTCGCGCATTTTTCCCTTCATCGTGGATTTCCAAAGGCTCCATCACCGCTGCACCAATAGTCATCCGGGGGTTGAGAGAACTAAACGGATTTTGAAACACAATTTGCATCTGACGCCGCACCTGACGTAGTTGCCCTTGATTCAATTGAGAGATATTTTGCCCGTCAAACACCACCTGGCCGCCCGTGGGCTCAATCAACCGCAGTAAAGTCCGGGCTAAAGTAGTTTTACCGCATCCCGACTCGCCCACCAATCCCAAAGTTTCCCCCGGATAAACGGCAAATGAAACCCCATTCACTGCCATGAAATAACGTTTTGTTTTCCCAAACATCCCCCGCACGGGAAAAGCTACTTGGAGGGATACCACATCTAACAGCGGCGGTTTTTGTTGCAATTTCTCTAACCGCTGGTCTAACTGTGCCTCTGTTATTGGCACTAATTCTTTTTGAGAGCCGCTTTTTTCGCGGATTTTCGTGCCGCTCTCCGTGGGGATGACTTCCATAAAATCCGACACGGTGGGGAGATAGGGAAGACGAATGTGCGGTTGGGGACGACAAGCGAGCAGTCCTTTGGTATAAGGGTGTTTGGGGTTGGAGAAGATTTGCTCGACGGAACCAGATTCGACGA contains:
- a CDS encoding adenylate/guanylate cyclase domain-containing protein, giving the protein MMNWEIPNNSKVLIVDDTPSNLEVLFDILNESGFKVLVAQDGESALERARYGQPDLILLDILMPGIDGFETCRRLKSHDTTKDIPIIFMTGLSETVDKVKGFQLGAVDYVTKPLQYEEILARVTTHLTIRHLNRRLQEQNQQFQQQAQREKLLGEIAQRIRQSLDLEEILSTTAAEVRQFLQVERVIIYKFHTDNTATVGGGKIVVESVSDPILSILQHKINAPLFSPEQIPSYKQGKIQVNADIFNAGLPEAYLDLLVQVKVRANLVVPIILNQQELTSTRLETLNLHPDQTDREGISDPQQLYGLLIAHQCSKHRHWQASEIDLLEKLSTQIGIAVQQGQLYRHLQRAEERYHSIVENAIEGIFQTTPEGKFISVNPALAKLCGYDYPGELISNIRNIATEIYVDPNRRMEFIKIIESRHAVFNFESLIYRKNGTTIWISENARAVRDASGKILYYEGTVSDITMRKLVQEALQFQREQTETLLLNILPQPIAQRLKQEESTIADHFEAVSVLFADLVGFTEFSSRKSPQELVQVLNRIFSGFDELAERHGLEKIKTIGDAYMVVAGLPIPRKDHGEAIAHMAMEMLAEMERINAEIGESLTIRIGINSGPVVAGVIGIKKFIYDLWGDTVNIASRMESTGLPGAIQVTAATKKLLSRKMRFEKRGAIFIKGRGEINTYLLLGRK
- a CDS encoding WecB/TagA/CpsF family glycosyltransferase — encoded protein: MLTVHQPVERVLGVPVHLLDDYVGELHDRLRRGVGAHVVTLNSEMTMQALESPPGNGSLAEAIASADLVIPDGAGVVFYFWLRGKQVFRCPGIELAERVLQLAGEAGPKWPVFFYGGAPEVAAAASAIWQQRCPGLVFAGTEHGYLSPEEEPKLLETLKQLQPRIILVGLGVPRQELWIYRHRHLCPQAIWIGVGGSFDIWAGRKTRAPQWLQQLNMEWAYRLYQEPHRWRRMLALPHFAYLSLVTCPLVPRHKDK
- a CDS encoding ABC transporter ATP-binding protein, which codes for MSDTVLKVRDLEIQFQTEEKTITAVDGISFELKRGQTLGIVGESGSGKSVTSLGIMGLVPPPGRVTGGEIWFQGGDSEELVNLYEIPPEVMPKYRGGQIGMIFQEPMSALNPVYNIGFQLTEAILQHQNVSLRQAKRLAISLLQEVQLLPSDEVMRKSITGVKSEREIAEAINLQKVAMLKRYPHQLSGGQIQRVMIAMAISCNPTLLIADEPTTALDVTVQARILELMRQLRDARGMSLIFISHDLGVIAEIADTVAVMYQGKIVESGSVEQIFSNPKHPYTKGLLACRPQPHIRLPYLPTVSDFMEVIPTESGTKIREKSGSQKELVPITEAQLDQRLEKLQQKPPLLDVVSLQVAFPVRGMFGKTKRYFMAVNGVSFAVYPGETLGLVGESGCGKTTLARTLLRLIEPTGGQVVFDGQNISQLNQGQLRQVRRQMQIVFQNPFSSLNPRMTIGAAVMEPLEIHDEGKNARERAAYLLERVGLKADMMNRYPHEFSGGQRQRVCIARALALNPKLIVCDESVSALDVSVQAQVLNLLKELQDEFQLTYIFISHDLSVVKFMSDRIMVMNKGKIEEIGPAERVYRQPQQDYTRQLIASIPTGTVERIRELQGDRRISA